From the Salarias fasciatus chromosome 5, fSalaFa1.1, whole genome shotgun sequence genome, the window AAATGTGTTGATTTGTTACTTACTCTTTGGATCTCTTGCAATCACAAATTCAGAGGGTGTACTTGCCTCTCCGGCACCCGAAATGTTGATAGCTGATACTCTAAACTCATACTCAATGCCCTCAACGACATCCTTCACGCCATACTGTTTCTCTGTTGGCATGTAAAACATTAAGAATGTGCAGTTCAGTCAGGATTGTCAcaaattcatttcaaacaggaagcaaaATCTTTTGTGAGTCTGAAGTGATCTTTTGCAAAAtagtttatattttttctttttttttttcttttggactAACCTCTGATGGGTTCATCGTGTGGGTTGACCTGGCTCCACAGATTACTGCCTTTTTTACGTTTCTCTACATTGTACCCCAAAATGTTGGTTCCTCCGGTATTGGTGGGGGGAGACCAGGCAAGATTAATGCAGTCTTTGAAAGCACTTACAATTTTTGGCACAGATGGAGGTCCAGGGTATGCTGAAATAAAGATAAGAGTATGATGGCACATTTTAATCACTCCTAACAAAGTTATGCTCGACAAGACATTCACATTTTGGGTCTGAACGAGGATTTACCCTTTGTTCCTGCCTGGATGTCATCTGTTTCCATCATTTCACTAATGCCTTGATCAGTCTCAGCCCTGATGTGGTAGCAGTACTTCCTGCCATGGTCCACATCTGTGTCCCGGTATTTGGGCTCTGGACCGATCTTGCCCagcttcttccagctgtttCGGCCAATTTGCTGACGCTCCATAATGTAGTCTGTGATAGGAGAACCACCATTGTCTTTGGGTGGTCTCCATTTGAACTCAATACAACTTGAAGAGCCTTCAATGACGTCCACAGGGCCCAAAGGTGTTGTGGGCTTATctgcaaaacagaaaaccaGCTGTGTAAATGTATATGTGTTGCAAGTAAACATGTGGGCCCTTACAAGACCTACCTAGTACAATGAGTTGTGTGATTGCTTCAGTTGttccacattcatttttaatcttAATCTTGATTTCTCCACTGATTTTGCGTGGACACTTGGTCAGCAGCAGGCGACTGTGAGACGAAGACTTTTCGATCTTGatatgagcttcctccataagCTCCTCGCCTTCATTGTACCACTGGATCTTCATGGGTTCGCGGCCGACAAACGAGAGCTTAAAGGCCGCATCTTTCCCAGTTTTGATTGTCACAGGCTTTGAGAACTCGGCAAGGTCATCCGTGTTGATTCTTGGAGGATCTTgtcaagaaaattaaaaaaaaaaaaaaatcacagttaaACTATTGGGAAAAGAACAATATAGTTGAAATACTGATCAAATTGACTGCAATTTTGCTTCATTTGAATTTTGTGACGGTACCTTCAACATTTAAGACCGCCTCTGTTTTACGTCCATCTGCTTCACATCGATACTTTCCCGAGTCGTCTTCTTTGCAGCTTTTAATAATTAGTTTGCGATAAGTTCCATCTTTCACAAAACTGATGTCATCAGTGGCTGTTAACTGAAATCCAAACCAACAAATGTCAGCAGATGAAAGTGATCACAGAAAGTTGAAGGTGAAGCTGGTATTCTTTCATATGTGAGGTTTCTCACTTCTTTCCCGTCTTTGTACCAGACTGCTTCACAGTCCTCACTGCTCAGCTTGCAGACCATTTCAGCATCAGTGCCGATAACGGCCACTACATCCGACAGTCCTCCAGTGAAGTAAACTCCTGGGTCTGTTGGAAAAACAGCATTATcaaacaattttcaaaaatttcacATATTTCCAACACAAATGAAGCTATTACATTTTTCTGAACCTCACCTATGACAGTCTCTGGTACAAGTGGGCCTGCcctcactctcttttttttctctggaacAGGACCCTCTTCATCATCAGCACCTTCATCAGGGGCTTCCCCCTCTGCTGCTTTTGCCTCCTGTGTAGCTGCTACACCTTCCCCGTCTCCCCCCTCTtgtccctcttcctcctcttcctcctcaactTCTGCTTGTTCTCCAGCTTCTGTCCCATCTGCAACCCCTTCCTTTTCTACTTTACGCTCTTTCTTTACTTTTGGCTTGGCTTTTGGTTTGGGTTTTGGCTTTTCTTTGGGCTCAGTTTCGGCTGCTGCCTCTCCGTCCGCTTTAGCCTTTGCCTCTGCAGCTTCCTTTTccgctgcggctgctgctgctgctgctgctgcagctgcagcggcttCTTCAGCCTCCGCTTTTACTTTTGCGATCAACTCATCCCTTTCTTTCTCTATCTTCGCCTGCTGCTCCTGGGCAATCCTCAGAAGGTCTTCCCCACCGCCACCTGCCCGAGTTGTCTTGCGagctttcttctttccttttgtGTTTGGATCCTTGTCAACTGTGAGAAAAGTAAATCAGTCAATACAACAATGTCAATAACTTACCCAGCCATTAGTATTAAGGGTATATATGGAAACTGATAAAAGCATACCTTCTATTATAAGCCAGGCACTGCAGGATTTAAGTCCAACCACAGCTGCATAGATTCCTTTGTCCAGAGGCATACAGTCCTTTACCACCAATGTGTGAATCAGCATATCTTCTGATACAAGGATGTCATATTTGTCTCCTTGCTCAAGTGAGACATTTTTTCCCATCCAGTCGATCTTTTTCACTGGATGTGAgatcacacactcaaacacagcaTCCTCTCTTTCCTCGGCCTTCACATCTTGAATCTTGACCAGGAAGTCTGCGGTGGgaactgaaaaaaagacaaacatgcattttaacATTAAATCTTTTGCGTTCACAAGGAAAACCAGATCTCTTGTCACATGTTGACGCCCTGTCCACACTTGGCATTAGCTTGTGTATTGGGTGAATTGTCGAGTGCTAAAGACAGGCGAGAGCAGGCACCGATACATTTTCACACATCTCAATGCGTCTTCACTCAGACCGCTTCACGGGGTGGTCTGCCACACAGTCGCTCGCACATGCTCTGAGATGGGAACGAGACGCGTCTTGAATGGGTCGCGGACAGCGGTGCAACTAGAAAATATGTGACTTTCTTGGGTGggggcttcatcattcttcaatttTAGCCCATATTCAACATTAGCCCAGAGCCACGCGTTACTTCACCCACCGCTCAGCTGTGCAGCGGGAGGTGACAGAGAATGTACAGATCTGAACCTGCTGACCCCACACGCAAATTACTGCAATGTTaagattgcccccccccccccccccccccccccccccccccaacttgtGCTCAAATTACTTGACACGCAATTTAatgcccagtgtgaacagggccTCTGTGGAATTGGGTTAAGTAATTAGATCATACTTCTGCTGTGTGTGACTTACTCTTTAAGTCAGTTGAAAAGATTTTAACTCCATCAACTTCCACCTGGTACAATCCTGCATCCTCTGGATTAACGCCATTGATGCTGAACACAAACTTCTTTCCCACTTGTTTCAATCCGTGTTTTACCTCTGCATCAGCATCAAAAGGAACCATCACACCATCCTGTGCAAATAAAAGCAGTTACAAGTACTGTTGCATTGCTAAGGAAACAAGGATTGTGTCCTGTTTTGAATATTGTGATGTTTGCTGAGACACAAACAACTCACCTTGTATAAGAAAATTTTGCTGGTTGGGTCTTTCAGGGACATTTCCAGCTCAAACTCTGCAGCACCgtcagttttcatttgaatgGGCTTCAAGTTGCAAAGTCTCTCAACAACCTGCCATGATGAGAattacaagaacaaaaaaagttaGATACAGAAAATGTATTATTCATGTCTGGgtttcatttcatatttcagttttatgtTACGGTGGATTTAgtagttttatatatatatgactAGATAAAGCCGGAACatactttttcttgttcttgcTCCCTCTCCATCTTCTTCTCATTTAGCTTCTTCAGCATCCCACGGAAATCCGTGACACCGTACTGCGCACAGATGCGCTCATAATCTTTCTTGTCTGCGCTCAGCAACAACTCCCAAAATTTCTCATCTATTTCTGGCTTTGCCTCCTCTTTTTGCTCAAAGTCAACCCTTTGAAAGGAAGTGAAATCATTATTGAACAATAAATAAGAGATTAAATGATTGTGATGAGAGTTATTGgtaacatcatcattattattattggtatTACTAAAAGTAGATATTACGGTAAAGTGTCAAGAAACGTCCTACTTACGATTTTAAAGACTTTTTGAAATCCTCTGGTAACTCCCGGACAGCTTTAATGAAATCAGTGTAGCTGTGGTTACAATTATCAGTAATTTACCAAGAAACAAAGGATGATCGAGAATGGACATTTGGTTACTTACCAGTTCTTGACTGTTGCATGACTCTGCTCTTCTTATAGCCCACTGAAGGAGTAGAAAATCACACCAATGTGAGAAAAGTGTGATCAGTTGTTAAATTTACTTTTGGTTATCGTACAGTCCATAATAAAGAATATCTTACCTTCAATGACATTGAGCGCAGCTGTCACTAGAGCTTTTCCATATTCATTTCTTGCACAACACTTGTAGGTGTCGGCTTGGTCCACAGATACGTCGGGCATCTATCAATTAGTGTACATTTGTCAATATGTTTTACGTTACTTTACAGAGCTAGTTTGAACAATTCTTGATGAAAGACGGTGAACCCACTTGTAGCTGATATTCCCCTGAAGCTGGTTCGTGGACCATCTTGAACCTTTCATCTATTTCTCCATCGTTTCTCAACCAGGTCACCGTTGGTTGTGGGTTTCCAGTGATTATTGCTCTGAAGATGGCAAGTTTCCCTACAGAAAAGCAAACAAGTATTTAAAGTTGTCATTTTGTCTCATGGAAACATTTCTCATGAAGTGACTTCAGGTATTCCGTTTTACCTTCTTGAATAGTGAGAGCAATCGGTTTCCGGGTGAAGTCTGGGGTAGTCATGCCTTCTGGGAGTTCTTCCACATACTGAGTGATCATAACACCAGGCACCTTGGATTTCTTTCGAATTTTCACTGTCATCAAATGATATGAAGTGTGTTATTCACAGATCTCGACGAGAGAAGCATCCTGTACAAAGTTTGTTGTTCTATCCTTACCTTGCCCCGGAGCAGTTGGCTCCTCTTCTTTGGCTTTACGTATCTTAACCATCTTGCCAACAGCTCCTCTGTGTATGCAAAATATTTACAGGATATTCAAAACATCCTTGTTTAATTTGTTTGGAAATGCTATGAATTTGTCTCCACTCCCTGTATTTGGATGATCGGGTTGTTCTGTCAGTGTGGCAGCACTCAACATATCTTGGGATTCGCACTGTGAAGATGGCGGCTTTGCTTGACCACATATAGAACCACAGGAACTCCCATCTCCCTAAAAAGTAATTAATCCTGCTCCAGATGGTCTGAATTTAAAGTGGGTATCACTTATCTCTGTTGTGACGAATCCCTAAAGCAGACAGGATGTGTAAAGCCTATGCATGGAGAGATAATTCtattcaaaaacatgttttgggaAATCGTTTATTTCTGCCTCACAGGGCAAACTGCAGGTCAATGTAGTGTTTAGCAATGTGCGTAGTTGTTTAAATATTGATTAATTTGTATTGCGATCTCAGTTtaagtgaattaaaaacaaaaaagtgtgtCCCCAAATACTTTGCATTCCCTTTCTAAATTCCTGAAAGTGACCGTCCTAATTTTGCTTGCAGCAGGTCACATACCACATAAAACTATCTATCATGACTCAGGAAGAGGCGTCAGTGGCTTGCTCAAGATGTAACATTAGTCAGAAGCATTTCAGCAATTAGGTCTTCCtctgtttgtgcctccagtTTTTTTGATGACATTAGTGACCAAATATATCATGAAAAGAAGCTGAAATACGGGAAGTAGCGAGGAGAACGTTGAAAGCCATACTTTTTAACAtatattattgatttttttttttcataatgaaTGAGTTAAAGAAGACTGCTCCATACTGTCCATGCTTCACACTACAGATTATAGAttccaaaaagtttttttttttttgtgtgaagtaGTTGTTTCATTGATCTGTTGCTACAATTACTTCAAATACAACTACAAtgatactactactactactaataataaaattattattataaaaaagaTGACTGTCGTTTGAAATCAACAAAAAAGTTAAgtaaaaatgttacaaaaacattttagaaaacCTTCTCCATAAAATTAAAAGTAGGCTATAGAATTTGAATTTAATTACTTCCATACATATCATTGATACACACAATCAGTGTGCGATGCATCTTTGACGTTCAGGTCCAAAGtaatatacatatttttttctctcattccaCTCACTGTCAGACTCTTCCTTCATTTTTATCATCGCATTAATTCAGTGACGGGAGCTTTTTGTTCTTGAATCATACTTGATTGCTACTTAAACTATCACTGTTAGATTTAATTAAAGTAAATTATGCAGAGTTCTGTCATTTATTAAAGGGCCTGAATATTTAACAGTTTTGTACATGCAGTGCTCTGCTGTGGAGCTATATTTGTCTGAGGGAGAAAATAGCTTCCCCCAGGGTGTTATGAGCGAAATGATTTATGAATAACGTGTCAGGTTTGTGTCATACATTTGGAGGCTACATTTAATCACCAGGAGGATACTTTTGCTTATTTTCGTGAAACGCAAAGTGAAATCATATTTTAAGGCTCACGCCAGATTATGTATTTGCTTATATTTGTCTGTATTGTTCAAGCTCTACTACTCACTACTGCTGTCAATACACAGCAGTAGTCTGTTTACTTTGCCTCtaaacttcatttttttcatgcatttttgatTTCCTAAAAATCTGAAAGTGCTTAATTCTGATTTAGATTGTTATTTTGACACTTCAGCATCATATATAATAGATCCATATTATTTCAAATTATTGGcatgacattttatttaacatttCTTCTAAAATTAAGTAATTGAAACTGCTAACTTTCGAGATTAAGGAAACCTCCTTCAGCCTCATGCAAATCGCTGCCAAACACATGGAACAATATTCACGTCATGCCCAACATGTCCTGGATGAAATCCTTGGAAGTTCCAAACATAGTTAGTTATTATGACTTCATAAATGTACTTACTATTTTTTTCAAGCAAACTGCCGTGCTCTGCCGTGTGATGCCAGTCAGGTTCCAGCTGATTCTTGAGTGTGGTCTCTCCCTGTAGAGAGGCAGTAAAGCCTTTCAAAGAAATTTGGAGCAACCTTACCCGCAGCTTTTTCACCGTGGCTCTCAGGGATAGGTTTACTTGAAATGTACTCTCACCCTAAAGCGCTTTAGGTTCTTGAAAAGGGGGGCACCAGAGATAATGCTTCCTGATCCCACCCTCAAACCTGAAATTCCATCTTTAGCGGTGCCGCGGGGGGGCATTCGgcttctctttttaaaaagggaagTCTCATGGGAAGTGACATAGAAGTGTCATGGGCTAAGCTGCCTTGGCATTCGCGTAAATGTACATGCAATCTTTCTGATCCTCATTTCACCATTTCTAAAGAGGTAAGTGTTCGTGAGACTTTAATTACTTAGCTCTGTTTCTTTTGCATGTTTAGAAATTTCATTCCTTTATTTGACTTGGACTGTGCTGTGGACGGATCTGACAAAAAAACGACAACAGACAAGCTCAGCATCACTCCAATATCAGCAAACCAGATGAACCACATCCGTGTTAGATCGCTCTCCTGTACTGAACATATGGGTAAATATTTCGGTGTTCATGTACCTACGTGACTTTGAAACTGAGCGGTGTCATTCTGCACCCGTAGCTTGTGATTTTGCTCACAGTACCAACTGTTGACCCTCAACCTCCTCAGTGACTAAACTTGGAATGACGTTTCACCCTAAAAAAAACATACTCACACGTAATGTAAGAAGACTGGACGTAAATTATTCTCAGAAACCTTCATGAAGGTTAGTAAGTGGCATTCATGTTCAACCCAGAGCCCAAACTTGTGTTTTGATTTGtaagtatttacaaaaaagaaaaagaaaaatcttcacGGCAAATTTGTATATTTGAATAATATTCTGTTAaatttcagcagcttcagctgcttttcagtCATTCACAAGTAAAATTGAAATAACCACATCATAGTGCTGTaggaaatatttatttacacCAAACCCACAcgcattttcaaaacaacagtcATGTTATTTTAGATTGCCAATGTGTTGTGCCAATAGCATTTGAATGGGGAAATTGCAAATCTatgataaagaaaaacaagattttttctgaaatattgaTCAAAAATATTCAATAAACCCTGCATAACCGACAGACATGAAGACACAATAGCACATTTCAAGCAAGCATTTTCATAATCAGTAAAATACCGTTCTGCGGTAGAACTTCATATTTAGAATGTATGCAGTTTAACATGCAAAATAGAGCAAAATTTTGCATCAAAGTATTAAAAGCTCCAATTTTGTCACTGTTTCACAATGAAAGTAAACAACACATGTTGAGTGACTTTTACTGGATTCAAACTTTAGCAGGAAGTGGAGCATTACATAGTTTATGGACTAAAATAAGGATGTCTTAAATAATAATACATGGAAATATCGTCCTCTTTTGTTTGACTTTGaacattctgttttgtttgaggattttacgtCAATTCTGCGATTCTTCTTCATTCTGTTTATTCtgcaaagaaagacaaagacagtTACAAATTTTGTTGCAGTTCATGTGAGCACaatattttcatcatgtcaTGCGAGTGCATGTGCAAAGTTAAAGGAAGTGAGGGGAAATGAAGTTGAACTCTCACCTCTGACTGTGAGCTTAGTCGAACACTCCGCCCTTCCCAGGGAGTTTTCTGCAACTATCTTGTACTCTCCGGTGTCTTTAGGTCCGACGGTCAATATGAGCAGGGAGCAGACTCCACAGGTGTTGGAGATGAAGTAGTTAGTGTTGGTATTCAGACTGATGTTGTTGCGCAGCCATGTCACATGAGGAGTGGGATCCCCTTTTATAGCACAGCTCATGTAGCACTCGTAACCTTGAGGAGCGGTGTGCATTTTCAGCGGGACGATGAATCTGGGAGGACACTGCAGATCGCAGACCTTTGACTCCGGCGTGTTCACGGTGAACTTTTCTGCAAGACAGAAGCCACGCATAacgtaaaaataaaaactgtgttccttgaaaagacatttcaagAATGGTTGGCGTGGAGATAGAAACTTCGACCGGCAACCAGTCAAAGAAACAAACTACGACACACTGTAGATTCACATTCACTCACGTCGTCTAGTTTAAAAAATATAGAGTTGAGTAGTAAATTAGTATTTCTAATCAACAAAGAAAAGgtactgtcatttttttattgcaacCTTGGTGCTTTGAAGATTCATGAAACTCGTAGAATATCCCATTTAATTCTAGCAGTATTATTGTAAGAACAGTTGTTTGTTCTCTTTTGGAAAAACTTTCAAGTCATTAGCATTTCATACCTTTTTTGGAAGAAATCAGCCACTTTGTTGATTCGGACGGTTTGGAGGAGCCCATGTCGTTCTTGGCATACACTCTGAACTGGTACTCCCGGCCCGGCATTATGTTGCAGGCCGTGAATTTGTTGTTGAAGATCCGATCTGCGACGGTGTGCCACGTTCTCTTGTTGGAGTCACGCTTCATCACCATGTAGTGCAGCCTGTCGTCACGTTTCTCATCCGGAGAGGCGTCCCACGAAATGGTCACTGTGCCTGGGACATTCTCATCAAGCTCGACCGGACCTGGTGGCTTTGGCTCATCTAGAATTCAACAGGTAAAGGTTTGCTTGTAATCCTTTTTTTATATGCAGTGCGTGATTTTAAATGCAGTTGAAATTATCGTTCGGCGCTCACCTGTAACTCTAATTTCAACACTAAATGTCTCTTGGCCAACAATGTTCTTGACAATGATGGTATAGATTCCTGTGTCTGTGCGCTCAGCCGAGGGAATCAGAAGCTGGGATGTCCCCTCTGCATTGCTGATGGTCACTTTTTTCGACACCGGCACGCCATCCTTCAGCCAAGTTACATCGGGCCACGGTGAAGCCTAGACAAATCATAGAAATATAATTAAATGAGATTCAGAGTCAAATGTATGCGCAATCAAAGTTATGAGTCATCTGAGCCTATAATCGTAATTACCTCAAAGTTAATGGTGAATCTTGCAGAATTTCCCGCTCTCACCACCATGAAACTCTTGATTTTGGCATCTGTGAATCGGGGCCTCACTgtgtgaacagaaaaaaaatggaggtcGGTCAGTGTCACTCATgataatgaagaaaatgagtCTTTAAAGTGTGACAGAAACACACGTGTCACCCTGCAATACCCCTGCATGTGTGTTGAATAACAATACTGCCCTCTGACTTTAGTACATTCTACAGGGAATGGCTCAAAGTTGTTAAAACTTTCTTGGCTGCTGAACACACAATAATCgcaaaaataattttaaaaagcacCCATGAATGTTCAAACCATTGCAGTTCAATAACCTGCCACAGAAAGGTGCTATTGGGAtgtgacattttttaaaatagagCTGCACTTGTAAGCGTTATCACCTCAGAGTAGTACAGATTTGAAATGGACAACTTTGGACTTCTTAGTGGAAAATTTTGATGCAACCTGCTGAGtcaaaatcacattaaaatgcaCCTATGAATCAATTTGGCTGCAAATAAACAATGTGTTATTGAGGTACTGTAACAATTCTGACACAAATGAACTTAGAATCTTGATGCACGATGACAGCGTTTGGATTTTTGAAATATCGTTGTTTGGAAAATATATGTCAAAAATATTTCCTTAATCATGATCAATTGCAGGCATTAAAGAGACTTTCTGTTCTCAACATTTAGGCTTTGCAGCCCAGTTTGCTGCCTTAAGCATGTAGAAATTGTTACGCAGGAAAACAGAAGTAAGACGAGATAACACAAAGACATGAAAGAGCACAAATGTGATtactgaaagctgcttcataTAAATAACTTATAGCCGAGTGTTTTTACCAGGCGGAGGCATAGCAAGGATGTAGTTATCCAGCTCTTGCGGctccccctctcctccgtcATTAGTGGCAATGACTCTCACCCAGTACATCGCCATTGACTTCATGCCTTTTACTGTGTAGAAATTCAGGGTTATTGCATTAGTATTGCAGCGATCCCAGTCTGTATTTTCTGCAGGCCTGATCTCCACAAAATATCCTTTGGCTTCATCTTCAACCCCCTCAATGTCCTTGGGTTTGGtccaggacagggacagggttGTGTAGGTGGAATCTGTCACTTTCAAGTCGATGACTTTGCCAGGAGGCTCTGTAAACGCATGATTCAAAGTCAACAGTTATTTTATCACAGCGATGTTTCGTGTCGTCTAAAAATAACAGCGCTGTGAtagcatgtttaaaaaaaattccacctACTTTTAGGATCTCTGGCAAATACGAATTCCGATGGTGTGCTGAATTCACCCGCTCCGGAGTTGTTAATCGCTGACACGCGGAATTCATACTCCATGCCCTCAACGACATCTTTTACAGCAAATCCTTTACCTGCACGGGAAGAGATTGTTTTAAAAGAATGAGTCACCAACGCCGCACCTTCATGTTGGCAAGCTGTCATAAAATGAacaaagagaagcaggagaTGAATAATTGATTAACCCCTGATCATTTCTTCTGGTGGGTTGACTTGGCCCCACAGATTGCTGCCTTTTTTGCGTTTCTCGAGGTTGTAGCCCAGAATATTGGTTCCCCCGGTGTCAGCGGGAGGAGACCAAGACAGAGTGATGCAGTTTTTGAACGCAGAGACAACTTTCGGAGCAGATGGAGGTCCGGGGTATGCTGCGAGCAAGAAAGATTCAAACGTGGTTAAAAGCTGCTGTAAGaaactgtatgtgtgtgtcagaaagaaGCATTTCAACCCACATAGacatttcattatatttcaGAAATAGCTCAGTTTATATCACTATCATCTCCATAACCACACAAAGCATCAACATATGTTGAGCTGTTCAGGTGAGAAAGCTTCTCAGCTTGGCTGGTAGCAAGACAACAGGTGTCCATAGCAGTGGAGAAACTTTACTGTTTGTGACTGTTCAAACTGATAAACTGATAAATAAATCACCTTACATGCTGACTTGTGTGTGGACCTACCTTTTGTACCAGCTTGGATGTCCTCTGTCTCCATGAGCTCGCTGGTGCCCATCTCAGTTTCTACCCTGATGCGATAGCAGTATCTCCTGCCGTGGTCTACGTCGCCGTCTCTGTATTTCGCGTCTGGACCGATCGGCCCCACTTTTTTCCAGGTGTTGCGTCCAACCTGATTTCTTTCAAGAATGTAGTTTCCAATCTTGCAGCCGCCGCTGTCCTTTGGAGGCCTCCACTTAAACTCGATTACAGAGGAGCTGGCCTCAACAATCTCCAGAGGCCCCATCGGAGGAGTAGGTTTGTCTTTCAGAGagcgaaaaaaaacaaacaaaacatacagAGTCACTgataaatacacacatgcagTTTTCTGAATAGTGAACATTGTTTGACACAGAATCCATCTGATCCATACCCAGTACAACCAGCTGGCTTAAGGCTTCAACAGTGCCAAActcatttttcagtttcatcttgatTTCGCCACTGTCTTTACGTTGCAGCTTGGTTAGAAGCAAGCGACTGCTCCCTTCCGAGTGCTCGATCTTGATGTTGGAGTCGTCTGAAAGCTCTTCACCCTCAAGGTACCACTGAACTTTGATGGGTTCCCGTCCGATAAAGGGCAATTTGAAAGTAGCTTTTTGTCCTTTCTTCACGGTTACTGGAGTTTTGAAAGCTTCCAGTTCCTCAGCGTCAAACCGAGGTGGGTCTGAATGTGAAACATACAAGGACTTACTTCAGTTACTGTTATGCAGTCAAGGTTTGATCATTATAATCAAAACTTTAACCTTAAAAGCAAAGTATTCTATAATTACTCATGGAAATATTATATGCAAAGAAGAAACTTCCGTGAAGCAAATGTTTGTACCTTCAACAACAATCAACGCCTCCGTCTTCCGCCCATCGGCTTCAAACTTGTATTTTCCAGCAAATTCCTCTGTAACTTTGTGAATTTTAAGCTTGTGGACAGTTCCATCTTTTGAGATAGTTAGACCCTCGGATGATTGAAtctgaaaaaaaccaaaaaaaaaagaattacatgAAGAAAGACAATAGAGTGACTTAAAAGTCAATCTGAACTTTTATTTCAGAGCTCCAGTAACACAGTATTGTATTCAATATGTACATCAGCGCCCTGTCCTTACCTCGTTGCCATCTCTATACCAGATGCCCACACAGTCTTCTCTGCTCACTTTGCATTcgagctctgctgcttctccaatAATGGCTTTGCAGTCAGAAAGTCCAGCATGAAAATGAACTCCTGGGTCTGAGAATGCATCAGCCGACAAGTCAGCAAATGTCCCTCAAGTTACTTTCCACATTCAACATGCTTATATTCAGTTGGTTGCAATCCAAGTGTCTCATAACTTACCATCCCAACAATTTATATCT encodes:
- the igfn1.3 gene encoding immunoglobulin-like and fibronectin type III domain-containing protein 1, whose product is MVKIRKAKEEEPTAPGQVKIRKKSKVPGVMITQYVEELPEGMTTPDFTRKPIALTIQEGKLAIFRAIITGNPQPTVTWLRNDGEIDERFKMVHEPASGEYQLQMPDVSVDQADTYKCCARNEYGKALVTAALNVIEVGYKKSRVMQQVDFEQKEEAKPEIDEKFWELLLSADKKDYERICAQYGVTDFRGMLKKLNEKKMEREQEQEKVVERLCNLKPIQMKTDGAAEFELEMSLKDPTSKIFLYKDGVMVPFDADAEVKHGLKQVGKKFVFSINGVNPEDAGLYQVEVDGVKIFSTDLKIPTADFLVKIQDVKAEEREDAVFECVISHPVKKIDWMGKNVSLEQGDKYDILVSEDMLIHTLVVKDCMPLDKGIYAAVVGLKSCSAWLIIEVDKDPNTKGKKKARKTTRAGGGGEDLLRIAQEQQAKIEKERDELIAKVKAEAEEAAAAAAAAAAAAAAEKEAAEAKAKADGEAAAETEPKEKPKPKPKAKPKVKKERKVEKEGVADGTEAGEQAEVEEEEEEEGQEGGDGEGVAATQEAKAAEGEAPDEGADDEEGPVPEKKKRVRAGPLVPETVIDPGVYFTGGLSDVVAVIGTDAEMVCKLSSEDCEAVWYKDGKELTATDDISFVKDGTYRKLIIKSCKEDDSGKYRCEADGRKTEAVLNVEDPPRINTDDLAEFSKPVTIKTGKDAAFKLSFVGREPMKIQWYNEGEELMEEAHIKIEKSSSHSRLLLTKCPRKISGEIKIKIKNECGTTEAITQLIVLDKPTTPLGPVDVIEGSSSCIEFKWRPPKDNGGSPITDYIMERQQIGRNSWKKLGKIGPEPKYRDTDVDHGRKYCYHIRAETDQGISEMMETDDIQAGTKAYPGPPSVPKIVSAFKDCINLAWSPPTNTGGTNILGYNVEKRKKGSNLWSQVNPHDEPIREKQYGVKDVVEGIEYEFRVSAINISGAGEASTPSEFVIARDPKKPPGKVIDLKVTDSTYTTLSLGWTKPTEEEGVQDEAKGYFVDLRPAENTEWSRCNSSAIIMTSFTIMGLKSMAMYWVRVVATNEGGDGEPQDLDNYIIAMPPPVRPQFTDKKMKNFIVTKAGNSARINFNFEASPVPNIAWLKDGMPIPKHVAISNSDTSSQLMIPSAERHDSGIYTIIVKNLVGQETSSVEIRVTDDPKPPGPVELEETVPGTVTVSWTASPDEKKDDRLHYRITKRDSVKRTWQIVADHLFNNKFTIINIMPGRQYQFRIYARNDMGLSQPSESLTWEVKRKKESFSVTVPTPKECNFEVAPSFTVPLKTRNSPESYECYMSCAVTGNPRPHVTWYRDNVSLNTNTNYYITNTCGVCSMVILKVGPKDSGNYTVIAENPLGRVECSTKLIVKD